GACGAGCTGCTGGCCAAGATCGACGAGATCGCCGCCATCTTCTGGGAGACCAAGAAGGCCTGACCTCGGCGTCCACCCCAGGGGGGCGGGTTCCACCTCGGTGGCCCGCCCCACTAGGGTTCGCCTCGTTCGACAGAGCAAGGACGGTTGACATCACGATGAGCGGCATCAGCGATGAGTGAGATCACCATGGCGCGCAAGGCCGAGGTCGAGCTCAGGATCCCGGCGGACGGCGCCTACGCCTCCGTCGTGCGCACCACGACCGCCGGACTCGCCGCACGGCTGGACTTCACCCTCGACGACATCGAGGACCTGCGGATCGCCATCGGCGAGGCCAGCGCCATGATGCTGCCCGAGGCCGATCCCGGGTCCGACCTGACCTGCCGCTTCTTCCTCGAGCCGCACTCGATGACGATCGAGATCTCGGTGCAGTGCTCGGACCCGCCCGAGGTCGACCCCGACTCCTTCGCCTGGCAGGTCCTCAGCTCCCTGGCCGGGGACATCGCGGTCTCGACCGAGGACGACCGGTTCACCGTCCGGGTGAGCGTGGCCTCGAGCGTGAGCGAGGCCGACACCTGAGATGGTCCTGGAGATGGGGGACTCCACTGAAGCGTCGCTCTCCGCGCTCGACCTGACCCGTCGTCGCAGCGCTGAGCTCTTCGACGCACTGCGTGGCGCCGAGCCGCAGTCGTCGACCGCCGCCTGGGCGCGCGACGAGCTGGTGCATCTCCATCTCCCCCTGGTCGAGCACTGCGCCCGACGGTTCCGCAACCGCGGCGAGCCGTTCGAGGACCTCGTCCAGGTCGGCACCATCGGCCTGATCAAGGCCGTGGACCGCTTCGACCGCGACCGCGGGGTCGAGTTCTCCACCTACGCGACGCCCACCATCATCGGCGAGGTGAAGCGGCACTTCCGCGACAAGGGCTGGGCGATCCGGGTCCCGCGCAGGCTCCAGGAGCTGCGGATGCAGATCGCCACCACCACCGGCGAGCTGGTGCAGACCCTGGGCCGCTCCCCCACCCCCCGCGAGCTGGCCGAGTCGATCGGCTGCACGGTCGAGGAGATCGTGGAGGGGATCGAGTCCGCGAACGCCTACTCCACGCTGTCCCTGGACGCCGGCGAGGGCGACGACGAGGGGCCCTCGATCCTGGACGCCCTGGGCGTCGACGACGACAACCTGGAGAACGTGGAGATCCGGGAGTCGATCAAGCCGCTGCTGGAGAGCCTCGGCGAGCGGGAGAAGAAAATCCTGCTGCTCCGGTTCTTCAAGAACATGACCCAGTCGCAGATCGCCGCGGAGATCGGCGTCTCGCAGATGCACGTCTCCCGCCTGCTCACCCGGACCCTCGACCAGCTGCGCAGCTCGCTGGAGAGCGACTGAGCCAGGCTCAGGCGTGCTGGTGCTCCTCCTCCAGGGCACGCAGGCTGGCGGGGACGAAGATCCCCACGAGGACCAGCGCCGCCACGACCGCCAGGGCGACCGAGAGGCGAGGCGTCCCGCCGAACCAGCTCCAGGCCACGCCGAGCTGGATGAGCTGGGCGAGCACGACCGGGCTCCGCCCCCAGGTCTCGCGTTGCCAGACGCCGTAGGCGCACCACAGCAGGCCGACGCCGTACCCGACGAAGAAGGCGGTGGTGGTCAGCCCCATCGCCAGGCGCCCCAGGTCGAGCGAGAAGAGCTCCACGACCGCCAGACCCAGCATCACCACACCCTCGAGGCCGGTCAGGACCAGCGCCATGACCAGCGGGACGGGGAGGGTCGGGGAGGTCGAAGCGGGGCTCTTCACAGGCTCGAGTCTAGTCCGGGGCCTCCAGGCAAGAGGGAACGGCTGTGATGGATGTGACTACTTCGGGGGGTTGTGCGGCGAGCCATCTCTTGCGAGGCTTGTTGTCGCGCTCGTCACGGCGTCTCTTGCCGCGCCGCAGTTCGAGTCCCCCCTACTGTGCGACCAGATGTCTCGGACCGGTCGCCCTCCCCCCGACCCCAGGAATGAGGAAACTCAGCCATGGATTGGCGCCACCGCTCTGCCTGCCTCGACGAGGACCCGGAGCTGTTCTTCCCGATCGGCAACACCGGTCCGGCCATCCTTCAGATCGAGGAGGCCAAGCAGGTGTGCCGCCGTTGCGAGGTGCGCGAGCTCTGCCTCGCGTGGGCGCTGGAGGCCGGCCAGGACCACGGAGTCTGGGGGGGACTCAGTGAGGACGAGCGCCGGGCCCTCAAGCGTCGTAACGCCCGCACCCGGGTCCGTACCGCCTGAGCTCGTTCCACCTCCGAGCTCGTTCCACTTCTGAGTCCGCTCCACCTGAGCCGTCACCGGCGGCCCGGCTGGGCTCCCCCCTCGACGGGGAGCTTCTCGGCCGGGACGTCGACCACGACCCGGGTCCCGCCGGTGTGGGCGGCTCGCACCACCGCGAGCTGCCCGCCCAGCTCCGACTCCACCAGGGTGCGCACGATGGAGAGCCCCAGGTTCGTGGAGACGTCGAGATCGAAGTCGGCGGGCAGCCCTCGTCCGTCGTCGGTCACCACCACGTGCAGGCGACCCAGGCCCGTCCTGGCCTCCACCCGGATCGTGCCCGACGCCGTGCCCTCCTCCGGGTAGCCGTGCTCGACCGCGTTCTGCAGGACCTCGGTCAGCACCATCGCCAGCGGGGTCGCGACCTCGGAGTCGAGGCTGCCGAAGGATCCCCGTCGTAGCACCCGCACCCGGTCGCCCGCCACGCTCACGTCGGTGACCATCCGGCCCAGCCGGTCGGCGATCTCGTCGAAGTCGACCCGCTCCGTGACCGCCTGGCTCAGCGTCTCGTGCACGATGGCGATCGAGCCGACGCGGCGTACCGCCTCTTCCAGCGCGAGCTTGGCCGCGGGCTCGTCGATGCGGCGCGCCTGCAGGCGCAGCAGCGCCGCGACCGTCTGCAGGTTGTTCTTCACCCGGTGGTGGATCTCGCGGATCGTCGCGTCCTTGGTGACCAGCTCGCGCTCGCGACGCCGCAGGTCGGTGACGTCGCGCAGCAGCACCAGCGCACCGATCCGCTCGCCTCGCGGCATCAGCGGCATCGCCCGCACGACCAGGGAGACCTGGTCGGTGCCCAGCTCGGTGTCGCGGTGCGCGCGGCCGCCCAGCACGGCGCTCAGCGTCTCCTCGTCCGGGCGGCGGCGCGGCGGCACCAGGTCCCGGGTCAGGTCGGCCAGGACCACCCCGGCCAGGTCGCCGGCGAGCCCGAGCCGGCGGTAGACCGACAGCGCGTTGGGGCTGGCGTAGGTGACCCTGCCCGCCGCGTCCACCCGGAGGAACCCGTCACCCACTCGCGGGGTGTCCGCGTGGTCGCTGCGCTGGCCCGGCGGCGGGAAGAACCCCTGGGCGATCATCTGGGTGAGGTCCGAGGCGGTCTCCAGGTAGGCGAGCTCGAGCCGGCTCGGCGTGCGCACCCCCAGCAGGTTGGTGTTGCGCGCGATCACCGCGATCACCCGGCCGTCCCGCCGGACCGGGATGGTCTCCACCCGCACCGGCACGTCGTCGCGCCACTCCGGGTCCCCCTCGCGGACCAGCCGCCCCTGCTCGAGCGCCATGTCCAGCATCCGCCGCCGACCGGCCGGCATGAACGTCCCGACCACGTCGTCGACCAGGGCGGTGGGTCCCGTCGTGGGCCGCATCTGGCCGGCCGCCCAGAACCCGCGGCGCTCGCGGTCCGGCAGCCACATGACCAGGTCGGCGAAGGAGAGGTCGGCGATGATCTGCCAGTCGGCCATCAACAGCGACAGCCAGGCGACGTCGTCGTCGTCGAGGTCGGTGTGGGCGCGCACCAGTTCGGTCAGCGAAGGCACCCGATCACCCTAGGCCCCGCCGACGGGCGACCGGCACGCGCGCTGGGATCCGGACGGCTGGCAGGATGGGTGCATGGCAGCGGGGTACTGGCGCGACGTGATGTCCGGGGGGCTCCCGGTGCCGACGGACCGGCCGCTCGACGAGCTGACCGCCGAGCTGACCAGCATGCTCGGCTCCCCCGACCCGGCACTGCGCGACGGCCTGGCCTATCCCGCCCTCTCCACCTGGATCGCCCGCGGCGTCTACGACGACCTGCTGGCCGGCCTCGGCGACGGCATGGCGACCGGGCTCGAGGTCGGGCTCGGCGGCCGGGGTGACGACTCGGTCTTCCGTCGCGCCTGGTCGGTGCGGGTGCTGGGCGACGTGCTCGCCCGCGACAACGAGATGCGCCTGCTCACCGCCGACCAGGTCGTCCGCTGGGGCGACCGGGTGGCGACCTGGCTGGTGCGCGAGCAGGACCTGCGCGGCTGGGTGCCGGAGAAGGGGTGGGCGCGGGCCCTCGCTCACGGAGCCGACGCACTGGCCGCCCTGGCCGCCTCGCCACACCTCGGGGCGCCGGAGGAGACCGTGCTGCTCGACGTCGTGGCCGACCGGCTGGTGCTGACCCAGGACCAGGTGCCGGTCGACGGGTCCACCGACCGCCTGGCCCGGGCCACGATGGCGGTGCTGCGCCGTGAGCTGGTCCCGTTCAAGGTGCTCGAGCCCTGGGTCGCCCGGATCGCTGCGCACGCCTCGCCGTACGGCGCTCTCGGCGGCCCCGTGGGAGACCCCCTCGCCCGGACCGCGGCCTCCCAGGCCTTCCTCCGGGCGCTCCACCTCCAGCTGCTGCTGGCCCCCGAGCCGCCCTCGGTCCGCTCCGACCTGCTCCTGGTGGTGGTGGCGGCGCTGCGCGAGACGAACGCCGACCATCTCCTGTGAGCTGCGCAGGAGGTGCTCTGGGCTGAGATCCCTCCGCGCCTTCTACGAGTGAGTAACCTGCGTCACATGACCAACGAAGAGATCTCCGGCCACGCGGGCGAGCTGGCCGTCGCCGCCGCCCGGGCCCACGGCGTCGAGACCATGTTCACGCTCTCGGGCGCCCACGTCTTCCCGATGTACGACGGCGCCGTCAAGGCCGACCCGCCGATGCGCCTGCTCGACGTCCGGCACGAGCAGACCGCGGCGTTCGCGGCCGAGGCCACCGGCAAGCTCACCCGGACCCCCGGGCTGGCCGTGCTGACCGCCGGGCCGGGCGTCACCAACGGCATCAGCGCGATCGCCCAGGCCCAGTTCGCCGGGTCGCCGATGGTGGTCGTCGGCGGCCGCGCGCCGGCGAACCGGTGGGGCACCGGCAGCCTGCAGGAGCTGGACCACCCGCCGCTGATCGCTCCCGTCTCCAAGCTGGCCCGCACCCTGCACACCGCCGGGGACGTGCTCGGCGGGATCGACGAGGCCTTCCGGGTGGCCGGCAGCTCGCACCGCGGACCGGTCTTCGTGGACGTGCCGATGGACGAGTTCTTCAGCTCCGCCTCGGGTCCCGCGCCCACCGGTGCGCGCCCCGCCCCCGTGGAGCCCGACGCCGACGCCGTGGCCCGGATCGCCGGGCTGCTGGCGGCCGTGTCCCGCCCGGTCCTCGTGCTGGGCACCGACGTGTGGGCCGACAGGGCCGAGGACGCCGCGCTCCGGCTGGTGGAGTCCACGGGCGTGCCCACGCTGACCAACGGCATGGGCCGCGGGATCGTCCCCGGCAGGCACCCGCTGCTGGTCACCAAGGCCCGGGGACAGGCCCTGGGGCAGGCCGATCTGGTCGTGGTGGTCGGCACCCCGCTGGACTTCCGGCTCGGCTACGGCGCCTTCGGCGGCAAGGACGGTGCCCCCGAGGCGCAGGTCGTGCACGTGGCCGACTCTCCCGGGCAGCTCTCCGGCCACGCGAAGCTGGCCGCCTCGGTCAGCGGCGACCTCTCGCTGGTCCTCGACGGCCTGGTCGCGGCGCTCGAGCGTGCCCCCCGCCGTCCCGACTGGTCGGCCTGGGTCTCGGACCTCCAGGCGACCGTGGCCTCCGCCACCGAGCGCGACCGCGCGCTGCTGGGGGCCGAGGCGGACCCGATCCACCCCGCGCGGATCTACGGCGAGCTGCTCCCCCGGCTGGCCGACGACTCCGTGGTGATCGGGGACGGCGGTGACTTCGTCAGCTTCGCGGGGAAGTTCGTCGAGCCCCAGCGGCCCGGCGGGTGGCTCGACCCGGGGCCGTACGGCTGCCTGGGCGCCGGACTGGGCTCCGCGATCGCGGCGCGGCTGGCCCGTCCCTCGGCACAGGTCACGCTGCTGCTGGGCGACGGGGCCGCAGGATTCTCGCTGATGGACGTGGACACCCTGGTCCGCCACGACCTGCCGGTCGTGATGGTGATGGGCAACAACTCCGCCTGGGGCCTGGAGAAGGGTCCGATGCAGATGCTCTACGGCTACGACGTGGCCGCCGACCTGGGTCAGCGGACCGGCTACGACGACGTGGTCAAGTCGCTGGGCGGTGCGGGCGAGACCGTCACCGACCCGCGCCAGATCGGCCCGGCCCTGGACCGCGCGTACGCCTCGGGGGTGCCCTACCTGGTCAACGTGATCACCGACGTGGACGCGGCGTACCCGCGCAACACGTTCGGGATCTGAGCAGGCTCGTTCCCCACCCCCCACCCCGACACCGCACACCGATCGACACCATCCGGCACCCGCCGGACACCGACACCGCAGGAGAGCCCGTGACCGACCGTCAGCCCGATGCCCAGCCCGAGACGCCCGGGAGCGCGACGCTGCGCTTCACGGTCTCCGAGACGGACACGGCGCTGGCGGTCGG
The window above is part of the Nocardioides campestrisoli genome. Proteins encoded here:
- a CDS encoding sensor histidine kinase, with amino-acid sequence MPSLTELVRAHTDLDDDDVAWLSLLMADWQIIADLSFADLVMWLPDRERRGFWAAGQMRPTTGPTALVDDVVGTFMPAGRRRMLDMALEQGRLVREGDPEWRDDVPVRVETIPVRRDGRVIAVIARNTNLLGVRTPSRLELAYLETASDLTQMIAQGFFPPPGQRSDHADTPRVGDGFLRVDAAGRVTYASPNALSVYRRLGLAGDLAGVVLADLTRDLVPPRRRPDEETLSAVLGGRAHRDTELGTDQVSLVVRAMPLMPRGERIGALVLLRDVTDLRRRERELVTKDATIREIHHRVKNNLQTVAALLRLQARRIDEPAAKLALEEAVRRVGSIAIVHETLSQAVTERVDFDEIADRLGRMVTDVSVAGDRVRVLRRGSFGSLDSEVATPLAMVLTEVLQNAVEHGYPEEGTASGTIRVEARTGLGRLHVVVTDDGRGLPADFDLDVSTNLGLSIVRTLVESELGGQLAVVRAAHTGGTRVVVDVPAEKLPVEGGAQPGRR
- a CDS encoding RNA polymerase sigma factor SigF — protein: MGDSTEASLSALDLTRRRSAELFDALRGAEPQSSTAAWARDELVHLHLPLVEHCARRFRNRGEPFEDLVQVGTIGLIKAVDRFDRDRGVEFSTYATPTIIGEVKRHFRDKGWAIRVPRRLQELRMQIATTTGELVQTLGRSPTPRELAESIGCTVEEIVEGIESANAYSTLSLDAGEGDDEGPSILDALGVDDDNLENVEIRESIKPLLESLGEREKKILLLRFFKNMTQSQIAAEIGVSQMHVSRLLTRTLDQLRSSLESD
- a CDS encoding DUF2785 domain-containing protein; the protein is MAAGYWRDVMSGGLPVPTDRPLDELTAELTSMLGSPDPALRDGLAYPALSTWIARGVYDDLLAGLGDGMATGLEVGLGGRGDDSVFRRAWSVRVLGDVLARDNEMRLLTADQVVRWGDRVATWLVREQDLRGWVPEKGWARALAHGADALAALAASPHLGAPEETVLLDVVADRLVLTQDQVPVDGSTDRLARATMAVLRRELVPFKVLEPWVARIAAHASPYGALGGPVGDPLARTAASQAFLRALHLQLLLAPEPPSVRSDLLLVVVAALRETNADHLL
- a CDS encoding WhiB family transcriptional regulator, which translates into the protein MDWRHRSACLDEDPELFFPIGNTGPAILQIEEAKQVCRRCEVRELCLAWALEAGQDHGVWGGLSEDERRALKRRNARTRVRTA
- a CDS encoding acetolactate synthase, which produces MTNEEISGHAGELAVAAARAHGVETMFTLSGAHVFPMYDGAVKADPPMRLLDVRHEQTAAFAAEATGKLTRTPGLAVLTAGPGVTNGISAIAQAQFAGSPMVVVGGRAPANRWGTGSLQELDHPPLIAPVSKLARTLHTAGDVLGGIDEAFRVAGSSHRGPVFVDVPMDEFFSSASGPAPTGARPAPVEPDADAVARIAGLLAAVSRPVLVLGTDVWADRAEDAALRLVESTGVPTLTNGMGRGIVPGRHPLLVTKARGQALGQADLVVVVGTPLDFRLGYGAFGGKDGAPEAQVVHVADSPGQLSGHAKLAASVSGDLSLVLDGLVAALERAPRRPDWSAWVSDLQATVASATERDRALLGAEADPIHPARIYGELLPRLADDSVVIGDGGDFVSFAGKFVEPQRPGGWLDPGPYGCLGAGLGSAIAARLARPSAQVTLLLGDGAAGFSLMDVDTLVRHDLPVVMVMGNNSAWGLEKGPMQMLYGYDVAADLGQRTGYDDVVKSLGGAGETVTDPRQIGPALDRAYASGVPYLVNVITDVDAAYPRNTFGI
- a CDS encoding ATP-binding protein — protein: MSEITMARKAEVELRIPADGAYASVVRTTTAGLAARLDFTLDDIEDLRIAIGEASAMMLPEADPGSDLTCRFFLEPHSMTIEISVQCSDPPEVDPDSFAWQVLSSLAGDIAVSTEDDRFTVRVSVASSVSEADT